The following proteins come from a genomic window of Terribacillus aidingensis:
- a CDS encoding holin, whose protein sequence is MEEVMTFASIISPIVIALVQLIKKTITVNNRYLPLISLLIGILVGFLAWPFTDLDVVLRLWSGGFAGLAASGLYSLGKKTISNNNNDKAA, encoded by the coding sequence ATGGAAGAAGTAATGACCTTTGCTTCGATTATCAGCCCTATTGTAATTGCTTTAGTGCAACTTATCAAAAAGACAATCACAGTAAACAACAGGTATTTACCATTGATTAGTTTGCTCATAGGTATTCTCGTAGGATTTTTGGCTTGGCCGTTCACTGATTTGGATGTAGTCTTGAGGCTATGGTCAGGTGGCTTTGCTGGGCTTGCAGCATCAGGATTGTACTCATTGGGTAAAAAGACAATTTCAAATAATAATAATGATAAGGCGGCCTAA
- a CDS encoding YndM family protein codes for MKHVKALVIKFIMILAVLWIVFTLMFDTEFSDTLLMSVVLTIAAYVIGDLLILSRAGDRSKPDGDFTKRNAIATVSDAILTFIVLWLLGEALLNPDDNVVMASLISAVVIGIGEWFFHRYVNNNVIEDHNAQTVGMS; via the coding sequence ATGAAACATGTGAAAGCACTTGTGATCAAATTCATCATGATTTTAGCTGTTTTATGGATTGTTTTCACCCTTATGTTCGATACGGAATTCAGCGATACGCTGCTAATGAGTGTCGTTTTGACAATTGCGGCATATGTGATTGGTGACTTACTCATTTTAAGCAGAGCTGGTGACCGAAGTAAGCCTGACGGTGATTTTACAAAGCGGAACGCAATTGCGACAGTTAGTGACGCAATATTGACTTTCATCGTTCTTTGGTTGTTAGGGGAAGCATTATTGAATCCTGATGATAATGTTGTGATGGCATCTCTGATCTCCGCGGTCGTAATTGGTATCGGAGAATGGTTCTTCCATCGCTATGTTAATAATAATGTGATTGAGGATCATAATGCCCAAACTGTTGGGATGTCCTGA
- a CDS encoding TetR-like C-terminal domain-containing protein, giving the protein MNKNDLRVLKTKQNIHLSLTNLLKKKPLTQIKITELCKQANINRGTFYFHYQEIGDVFKELFEEIMKDLRKSYNEPYRYKEYIDREKLDPKTVRIFHHVKKYEEFYKIILSKVVSTEYYYMLFDEIRSILIEDKHTAYLEEKDYLFSYMSNSIIGLIIEWYRRDFQESADKMNIHLVNILKLY; this is encoded by the coding sequence TTGAATAAAAATGATTTGCGTGTTTTAAAAACAAAACAGAATATACACTTGTCATTAACGAACCTACTTAAAAAGAAGCCTTTAACTCAGATAAAAATAACTGAACTCTGTAAACAAGCCAATATTAATCGCGGGACATTTTATTTTCATTATCAAGAAATTGGAGATGTATTCAAGGAACTTTTTGAAGAGATTATGAAAGATCTACGAAAATCCTATAATGAACCATATCGCTATAAAGAATATATTGATAGAGAAAAACTGGACCCAAAAACTGTCCGTATCTTCCATCACGTCAAAAAATATGAAGAGTTTTATAAAATAATCTTATCAAAAGTAGTATCTACCGAGTATTATTACATGCTGTTCGATGAAATACGCTCAATCCTTATCGAGGATAAACATACAGCTTACCTCGAGGAAAAAGATTATTTATTCTCCTATATGTCAAATTCAATCATAGGCTTAATTATCGAGTGGTACCGCCGTGATTTTCAAGAATCAGCTGATAAAATGAATATACATTTAGTTAATATTCTTAAATTATATTGA
- a CDS encoding YneF family protein — translation MSPIWVVLIALAALIIGVALGFFIARRYMMNYLKKNPPINEQMLRTMMMQMGQKPSQKKINQMMRAMNNQQGK, via the coding sequence ATGAGTCCGATCTGGGTCGTACTTATAGCACTGGCTGCATTGATTATCGGCGTTGCGCTTGGATTTTTCATCGCCAGAAGATACATGATGAACTATCTTAAGAAAAACCCGCCAATTAATGAACAGATGCTTCGTACAATGATGATGCAAATGGGTCAAAAACCATCACAAAAGAAAATCAACCAAATGATGCGCGCAATGAATAACCAACAGGGTAAATAA
- a CDS encoding Na(+)/H(+) antiporter subunit B has protein sequence MEFSPNNLIFKTTTVLISFLLLGFSVYLFFAGHNSPGGGFIGGLGTAAALVLMYMAYGLKAVSKILPINYRVLTVTGVLIAILTSAGSFLFGQPFLSHTFTYIHLPVLGELELATATFFDLGVYLTVVGIALTIILSIAQDRSSSEENASGKDTNSR, from the coding sequence GTGGAATTTTCGCCGAATAATCTTATTTTCAAAACAACAACCGTGCTCATATCTTTCTTGTTGCTCGGATTTTCGGTCTATCTGTTCTTTGCAGGCCATAATTCTCCGGGTGGAGGATTCATTGGTGGACTTGGGACTGCTGCTGCTTTAGTGCTCATGTATATGGCATATGGCCTCAAGGCGGTCAGCAAGATCTTGCCGATCAACTATCGTGTTTTGACAGTAACAGGTGTGCTTATCGCCATCCTGACTAGTGCAGGATCATTCCTATTTGGACAGCCATTCCTGAGCCATACGTTTACATATATCCACTTGCCTGTTTTAGGGGAGCTGGAATTGGCTACAGCGACGTTTTTTGATCTAGGGGTATATCTTACTGTTGTTGGTATAGCTCTGACGATCATCCTGTCAATCGCACAAGATCGTTCAAGCAGTGAGGAGAATGCAAGTGGCAAAGATACTAATAGTAGATGA
- the tkt gene encoding transketolase, producing the protein MVQTTELLSINTIRTLSIDAIEAANSGHPGMPMGAAPMAYTLFTDFMAHNPKNSHWFNRDRFVLSAGHGSMLLYSLLHLSGYKVSIDDLKSFRQYGSRTPGHPEVHHTDGVEATTGPLGQGIAMATGMAMAEAHLAAKYNKDGFPVVDHYTYAICGDGDLMEGISHETASLAGHLGLDKLIVLYDSNDISLDGDLHHSFSENVEDRFKAYGWQVIRVEEGRNVDAIREAIKEAKANTTQPTLIEVKTVIGYGSPNKSAKSASHGSPLGVDEVKLTKEYYKWEHEEFHVPEEVYGDFEEKVIKKGAEAEKAWNELFAKYEEAHPELAKELTTAIKGELPEGWADTLPTYEEGKDKTATRSASGKVLNAIADAVPSLFGGSADLAGSNKTLLAKEENFSKANYSGRNIWFGVREFAMGAALNGMALHGGLKVYGGTFFVFSDYLRPAIRLSALMGTPVTYVLTHDSIAVGEDGPTHEPIEQLPSLRAMPGLSVVRPADGNETQAAWRLALESDKVPTALVLTRQDLPTLPSTQQAAYEGVKKGAYVVSPAQKETADVLLLATGSEVQLAVRAQEALREQNIEASVVSMPSWDRFELQEQSYKDSVLPPAVKKRVGIEMASPLGWERYVGDEGKVIGINTFGASGNGDKLIEAFGFTVENVVEKVKSILD; encoded by the coding sequence ATGGTTCAGACTACAGAATTGCTTTCCATTAATACAATTCGTACGTTATCAATCGATGCAATCGAAGCAGCGAATTCCGGCCACCCAGGTATGCCGATGGGTGCAGCGCCGATGGCTTATACGCTTTTCACCGATTTCATGGCTCACAATCCGAAGAATTCCCATTGGTTCAACCGGGACCGTTTCGTATTGTCTGCTGGACATGGTTCCATGTTATTGTATTCCCTCTTGCATTTGTCTGGATACAAAGTATCCATTGATGATTTGAAATCCTTCCGCCAGTACGGATCACGTACACCAGGACATCCGGAAGTCCATCATACAGATGGTGTTGAAGCAACTACTGGTCCGCTTGGACAAGGTATCGCGATGGCTACTGGTATGGCAATGGCAGAGGCGCATCTTGCAGCGAAGTATAATAAAGATGGCTTCCCTGTTGTAGATCACTACACATATGCAATTTGTGGTGATGGCGACTTAATGGAAGGTATTTCGCATGAAACAGCTTCACTTGCAGGCCACCTTGGCTTGGACAAGCTGATCGTGCTGTATGATTCCAATGATATTTCTCTCGATGGTGATCTTCACCACAGCTTTTCTGAAAACGTAGAGGATCGCTTCAAAGCTTATGGCTGGCAAGTTATCCGTGTCGAAGAAGGCAGAAATGTAGATGCAATTCGTGAGGCAATCAAAGAAGCAAAAGCGAATACAACACAGCCAACTTTGATCGAAGTGAAAACAGTTATTGGATATGGTTCTCCGAACAAATCAGCAAAAAGCGCTTCCCATGGTTCACCACTAGGTGTTGATGAAGTGAAGCTTACGAAGGAATATTACAAGTGGGAGCATGAAGAATTCCACGTTCCGGAAGAGGTTTATGGTGATTTCGAAGAGAAAGTCATCAAAAAAGGCGCAGAAGCAGAAAAGGCTTGGAATGAGTTATTTGCAAAGTATGAGGAAGCGCACCCTGAGCTTGCAAAAGAACTGACTACTGCAATCAAAGGTGAATTGCCAGAAGGTTGGGCAGATACGCTTCCAACATATGAAGAGGGCAAAGACAAGACTGCCACTCGTTCTGCTTCTGGTAAAGTATTGAACGCAATCGCTGATGCAGTGCCTAGCTTGTTCGGTGGAAGTGCTGACCTTGCAGGTTCGAATAAAACATTGCTTGCAAAAGAAGAGAATTTCTCCAAAGCCAACTACAGCGGACGCAATATCTGGTTCGGTGTACGCGAATTCGCAATGGGTGCTGCACTGAACGGTATGGCACTTCATGGTGGATTGAAAGTGTACGGTGGTACATTCTTCGTCTTCAGCGATTACTTGCGTCCAGCTATCCGTCTGTCTGCATTGATGGGAACACCTGTGACATACGTATTGACACATGATTCTATTGCAGTCGGTGAAGATGGTCCAACACATGAACCAATCGAACAGCTGCCATCCTTGCGCGCAATGCCTGGCTTGAGTGTTGTCCGTCCTGCAGACGGTAACGAAACACAGGCTGCATGGAGACTGGCACTTGAATCAGATAAGGTTCCAACGGCGCTTGTTTTGACTCGTCAAGATCTTCCAACACTTCCATCCACGCAGCAAGCTGCGTATGAAGGAGTGAAGAAGGGTGCGTACGTTGTAAGCCCTGCCCAGAAGGAAACAGCTGATGTATTGCTTCTTGCAACTGGTTCAGAAGTTCAGTTGGCTGTACGTGCACAAGAAGCACTTCGTGAACAGAACATCGAGGCGTCAGTAGTCAGCATGCCTTCTTGGGATCGTTTCGAGCTTCAGGAGCAGTCTTACAAGGATAGCGTCCTTCCTCCAGCAGTGAAGAAACGTGTTGGTATCGAAATGGCTTCACCGCTAGGCTGGGAAAGATATGTCGGTGATGAAGGCAAAGTAATCGGTATTAATACTTTTGGTGCCTCTGGCAACGGAGATAAATTGATTGAAGCATTCGGCTTTACTGTTGAGAATGTAGTTGAAAAAGTGAAATCCATTTTGGATTAA
- a CDS encoding recombinase family protein, giving the protein MKAVIYCRVSTEKDEQASSIERQREELISLAASSDIEVIDIIEEKQSGYDIERPGIFRMLDLFTAREADCLLIQDETRLGRGNTKIALFHHLQKLEVKVYTLSQHGEFQLSESDGMVLQIVGIVEEYQRKIHNMKIKRGMRRAIEAGYDPSKNLSNQQAAPGRERIDFPIQEVIRLRNNKLTFQEISSVLRGMGFHVSKATVHRRYQEYLSLESEDASG; this is encoded by the coding sequence ATGAAAGCAGTCATCTATTGCAGAGTAAGTACAGAAAAGGACGAGCAAGCAAGCTCGATTGAGCGGCAGCGCGAGGAGCTCATCAGTCTTGCTGCGTCCTCCGACATAGAGGTTATCGATATCATCGAAGAAAAGCAGAGCGGTTATGACATCGAACGGCCGGGGATTTTTCGTATGCTGGATTTGTTCACAGCGCGTGAAGCAGACTGTCTTCTCATTCAGGATGAGACAAGATTAGGCAGGGGAAATACAAAGATTGCCTTGTTCCATCATCTTCAAAAGCTAGAGGTCAAGGTTTATACGTTAAGCCAGCACGGCGAATTCCAGCTTTCGGAATCGGATGGTATGGTACTCCAAATCGTTGGTATAGTCGAGGAGTATCAGCGGAAGATTCATAACATGAAAATCAAACGAGGTATGAGAAGGGCAATCGAGGCCGGATATGATCCAAGTAAAAATCTGAGCAATCAGCAAGCTGCACCGGGCAGAGAGCGGATTGACTTTCCGATTCAAGAAGTGATCAGGCTGCGAAATAACAAGCTTACTTTCCAGGAAATCAGCTCTGTTCTGCGCGGTATGGGCTTTCATGTATCGAAGGCAACCGTACATAGAAGGTACCAGGAATATCTTTCGCTTGAATCGGAAGACGCTAGCGGGTAA
- a CDS encoding ATP-binding protein — protein sequence MNEDDYKTEKKKEAASFNPTGFVPHSLAELPAPMLQWIDQNGFDIVFVCDYEGMIHYTSSSITRLLGYLPEEVVGTSSLAYLDSCDVPVLRNRFETTTEWPQRFHLTVLDNRGKHIWMEASISLTENQGVPYYIGVAKDVSDKKEIEEMMFRSEKMSVAGQLAAGIAHEIRNPLTSLKGFLQLIQAGISRKEEYYKIMVDEIEKIETITSELLFISKPVAENKESETIHEMLQDVITLLYSQARLQNVQISFEKGENSRLLCDRSQIKQLFINLIKNALEEMPHGGKIDIRQRQVDRDCIVDVVDEGPGIPDEVLAKLKEPFFTTKKEGTGLGLMICTQILDKHNGALDILRNETKGSTFRVSLPISL from the coding sequence TTGAACGAAGACGACTATAAGACAGAGAAAAAGAAAGAAGCGGCTTCATTTAATCCGACAGGCTTTGTTCCACATTCTTTGGCTGAACTTCCCGCACCGATGCTGCAATGGATCGATCAAAACGGATTTGATATAGTTTTCGTCTGTGACTACGAAGGAATGATTCACTATACTTCTTCTTCGATTACAAGGCTGCTTGGCTATTTGCCGGAAGAAGTGGTCGGTACATCTTCTTTAGCATATTTGGATTCATGTGACGTGCCTGTCCTGCGGAATAGGTTCGAGACGACAACAGAATGGCCGCAGCGGTTTCATCTGACTGTACTGGATAACCGCGGCAAGCATATTTGGATGGAAGCGAGTATCTCTTTGACAGAAAATCAGGGTGTACCTTATTATATTGGCGTGGCTAAGGATGTGTCCGATAAGAAAGAAATAGAAGAGATGATGTTCCGCTCTGAGAAGATGAGTGTAGCTGGACAGCTTGCGGCTGGAATTGCACACGAGATTCGTAATCCGCTGACTAGTCTCAAAGGATTCCTCCAGCTTATTCAGGCCGGAATCAGCCGCAAAGAAGAATATTACAAGATCATGGTTGATGAAATAGAGAAAATCGAAACAATCACATCAGAGCTTCTATTCATTTCAAAGCCGGTAGCAGAAAACAAAGAATCGGAAACGATTCATGAAATGCTGCAGGATGTCATCACATTGCTTTATTCCCAAGCTCGTCTGCAAAATGTCCAGATAAGTTTTGAAAAAGGGGAAAACAGCAGACTGCTATGTGACCGATCTCAAATCAAGCAGCTCTTTATCAATCTTATAAAGAATGCGCTTGAAGAAATGCCGCACGGCGGCAAGATTGATATTCGTCAGCGTCAAGTGGACAGAGACTGTATAGTGGACGTAGTGGATGAGGGACCTGGTATTCCGGATGAGGTGCTTGCCAAGCTCAAGGAGCCTTTCTTTACGACAAAGAAAGAAGGGACGGGACTTGGTTTGATGATTTGTACGCAAATACTGGACAAGCATAACGGTGCACTTGATATCCTTCGTAATGAAACGAAGGGGAGTACCTTCAGGGTGTCCCTGCCAATTAGCTTATAA
- a CDS encoding nucleotidyltransferase domain-containing protein, translated as MRSIDYDWLEERTIIMAPTGSYAYGTNTEDSDKDYKGICIPPVNYFLGLESFNEYNSSGGKNFKNTKDDVDINIIHITKFVKDAMIGVPNNIEILFLNKDQYLKITELGQQLIDNRHLFLSKAIQKKFGGYANSQIQKLKQRNVSRSGRQDLIDLYGYDTKFFMHSVRLLTSAIEILETGDFSTFRPNRSFLLDCRKGAYTFGEAVELIELLDSDLKRAAEHSTLPERPDYHAINQLLIRINSAAIGK; from the coding sequence ATGCGATCCATTGATTATGATTGGCTTGAAGAAAGAACCATTATAATGGCTCCAACAGGCAGCTATGCTTATGGAACGAATACGGAAGACTCGGATAAAGACTACAAAGGTATCTGCATTCCGCCAGTAAATTACTTCTTAGGATTGGAATCATTCAACGAATATAACAGCAGCGGCGGCAAGAATTTCAAAAATACGAAAGACGATGTAGATATCAATATTATTCATATTACGAAGTTCGTTAAGGACGCAATGATAGGTGTACCAAATAACATAGAAATTTTGTTTTTGAACAAAGATCAGTACTTAAAAATAACAGAACTAGGGCAGCAGCTAATTGATAACCGGCATCTATTCCTTTCTAAAGCAATACAAAAGAAGTTCGGAGGGTATGCTAATTCTCAAATTCAGAAGTTAAAACAAAGAAATGTCAGCAGATCAGGCAGACAGGACTTGATAGACCTTTATGGATATGACACGAAGTTCTTTATGCATAGCGTCAGGTTACTGACAAGTGCTATTGAGATATTAGAGACAGGCGATTTTAGCACCTTTAGACCAAATCGCAGCTTCTTGCTCGACTGTAGGAAGGGTGCATACACTTTTGGTGAAGCTGTAGAGCTTATAGAGCTACTAGACAGTGATCTTAAGAGAGCAGCAGAGCATTCCACACTTCCTGAGAGGCCGGATTATCATGCGATTAATCAGCTTTTGATTCGTATCAATTCGGCGGCAATTGGTAAATAA
- the sirA gene encoding sporulation inhibitor of replication protein SirA, whose translation MKEYFVYWVKHEIYFRYFYKSDILYRFFLSSQVENTAYVQEQLDYITYDFPPGASLQQALLQDDGVYIETDQHYLRVVCDSLTTAEETVFSELRHFDSSFFIIEPAANNCGWIAPIIKNDLQSRVHLLYSSF comes from the coding sequence GTGAAAGAATACTTCGTCTATTGGGTGAAACACGAGATTTATTTCCGCTATTTTTATAAATCGGATATCCTCTATCGCTTTTTCCTCTCCAGTCAAGTGGAGAATACTGCATATGTGCAAGAGCAGCTGGATTATATCACTTATGATTTTCCTCCCGGAGCGTCACTTCAGCAAGCGCTTCTTCAGGATGATGGTGTCTATATCGAGACAGATCAGCACTATCTCCGAGTGGTATGCGATTCCTTGACGACGGCCGAAGAGACTGTCTTTTCAGAGCTCCGCCACTTTGATTCTTCCTTCTTTATTATTGAGCCAGCAGCCAACAACTGCGGATGGATTGCGCCTATCATAAAAAATGACCTGCAATCACGGGTTCATCTATTGTATTCTTCCTTTTGA
- a CDS encoding response regulator codes for MQVAKILIVDDAKFMRKTLRGLLTENNYEIAGEAADGHEAVSQFLKTEPDIVFMDITMPHMDGLAALKEIITQDPNAKVIMCSAMGQQRIVMQAIELGAKDFITKPFEDTRVIETVERILN; via the coding sequence ATGCAAGTGGCAAAGATACTAATAGTAGATGATGCAAAATTCATGCGGAAAACATTGCGTGGCCTACTTACTGAAAATAATTATGAAATTGCCGGAGAAGCAGCAGATGGACACGAGGCTGTGTCTCAATTTCTGAAAACAGAGCCTGATATCGTCTTTATGGATATTACAATGCCGCATATGGATGGGCTTGCAGCTTTAAAAGAGATTATCACGCAGGATCCAAATGCAAAGGTGATCATGTGTTCTGCCATGGGGCAGCAGCGCATTGTTATGCAAGCGATCGAGCTTGGCGCGAAGGACTTCATTACGAAGCCTTTTGAGGATACGAGGGTTATAGAGACGGTTGAACGCATTCTCAATTAA
- a CDS encoding cytochrome c biogenesis protein CcdC, whose protein sequence is MTLPVIISTILVACMGLAVAMVRMRAAARPVTAKKIILPPLFMSTGALMFLFPVFRVPWWEVWFSLGAGIIFSSLLILTSNFEVRDEKIFLKPSKAFAVIIVGLVFVRVLLKVAIGQTIEIGEMGGVFFLLAFGMIVSWRIAMLWKYKRLERRLQIT, encoded by the coding sequence ATGACATTACCTGTTATCATCAGTACCATCCTGGTTGCATGTATGGGCCTTGCAGTTGCAATGGTCCGGATGCGGGCAGCTGCAAGACCGGTAACGGCGAAGAAAATCATCCTGCCGCCGTTATTCATGAGCACCGGTGCACTAATGTTTCTTTTCCCGGTGTTTCGTGTGCCGTGGTGGGAGGTCTGGTTCTCGCTTGGAGCCGGGATCATTTTCTCCAGTCTTTTAATTTTGACTTCCAATTTTGAAGTGCGGGATGAGAAGATATTTCTGAAGCCTTCGAAAGCATTCGCGGTAATCATTGTCGGACTTGTATTTGTTCGGGTATTGTTGAAGGTCGCGATAGGCCAGACAATTGAAATCGGAGAGATGGGTGGGGTATTTTTCCTGCTGGCGTTCGGTATGATCGTCTCTTGGCGGATTGCGATGCTTTGGAAGTACAAACGGCTCGAAAGACGCTTACAAATCACCTGA
- a CDS encoding cytochrome c biogenesis CcdA family protein, whose product MEVTILLAVTAGFLSFLSPCVLPLYPAFLSYLAGVIPGSPDKRTYKNGWLQHTIFFLIGFSTIFLLLGYSALALSGWLFTYQSYIRVIGGIMLILLGAVQIGLLGGKWQSSKTLLRFKNRPPGYAGSFLIGLSFAMGWTPCTGPILAGIMTSAALQPFGAVPLMAAYVLGFSIPFFIWGFFGSRLQRLKRTGKILYEISGYFLILIGILLLFDLTTKITSYLASFFSFYGF is encoded by the coding sequence ATGGAGGTAACAATACTGCTGGCTGTAACGGCTGGGTTCCTTTCCTTTCTTTCACCATGTGTACTTCCTCTTTATCCGGCATTTCTTTCTTATCTGGCTGGTGTCATTCCAGGTTCACCTGATAAAAGAACATATAAAAACGGATGGCTTCAGCATACAATCTTCTTCCTGATTGGCTTTTCAACAATCTTTTTACTGCTTGGCTACAGCGCACTAGCGCTATCTGGATGGCTTTTTACATACCAATCCTACATACGAGTCATCGGAGGGATCATGCTGATTCTGCTTGGTGCAGTGCAGATAGGGCTGCTAGGAGGAAAGTGGCAGTCATCCAAAACTTTGCTGCGTTTTAAAAACAGGCCGCCTGGATATGCTGGTTCGTTCCTGATCGGACTTTCCTTCGCGATGGGGTGGACACCTTGTACAGGCCCTATACTTGCAGGAATCATGACAAGCGCTGCCTTGCAGCCGTTCGGGGCTGTCCCTCTTATGGCAGCTTATGTACTGGGCTTCAGCATTCCTTTCTTCATTTGGGGGTTCTTCGGATCTCGACTGCAACGATTAAAAAGAACCGGAAAAATACTGTATGAAATAAGTGGATATTTCCTGATTCTGATAGGCATTCTGCTTTTATTCGATCTAACGACAAAGATTACTTCCTATCTAGCCAGTTTTTTCTCTTTTTACGGTTTTTAA
- the lexA gene encoding transcriptional repressor LexA, which translates to MIKLSKRQEAILAYIKEQVLDKGYPPSVREIGEAVGLASSSTVHGHLSRLEKKGLIRRDPTKPRAIEVLSLDSDDQTDIPRGEANYAPVIGKVTAGIPITAVENIEEYVPVPSHLVGPDDNIFVLVIVGESMIEAGILDGDMVIVKQQQTAQNGEIVVAMTEDNEATVKRFFKEENQIRLQPENSTMDPIILDNVSILGKVIGLYRSIQ; encoded by the coding sequence ATGATAAAACTATCGAAAAGACAGGAAGCGATTCTAGCATACATAAAGGAGCAGGTACTCGATAAAGGGTACCCGCCATCCGTCAGGGAAATCGGCGAAGCAGTTGGCTTGGCATCAAGCTCTACCGTTCACGGCCACCTTTCCCGTTTAGAGAAGAAAGGTCTTATCCGCCGCGATCCGACAAAGCCGCGTGCCATCGAGGTATTATCATTGGATAGTGATGATCAGACAGATATTCCCCGCGGTGAGGCAAACTATGCTCCCGTTATCGGAAAGGTAACAGCTGGTATTCCAATTACTGCAGTGGAGAATATAGAAGAATATGTACCTGTACCTAGCCATTTAGTAGGTCCGGATGACAATATATTCGTTCTGGTCATTGTTGGGGAAAGTATGATTGAAGCTGGTATTCTTGACGGAGACATGGTAATCGTCAAACAGCAGCAAACGGCTCAAAACGGAGAAATTGTTGTGGCGATGACTGAGGACAATGAAGCGACTGTGAAACGTTTCTTCAAAGAAGAAAATCAGATACGACTGCAACCGGAAAACAGTACAATGGATCCTATCATTTTGGATAATGTCAGCATTTTAGGGAAAGTAATAGGCTTATATCGCTCCATCCAATAA
- a CDS encoding SDR family oxidoreductase, which yields MRLKDKVAIVTGAASGMGKAIAELYAKEGAKVVISDFNFEGAQAVAEAIKEKGGAAIANRTNVAESADLERLFAETKEAFGKLDILVNNAGIMDGMEPVGEITDEKWDRVFAVNTTGVMRAMRIATNIFLEQGHGVIVNNISAGGLRGARAGAAYTASKHAVTGLTKNTAFMYAHSGIRCNGIAPGGVETNISASMTNISEFGAGRQMTGNETMPRVGKPAEIAQLALFLGSDESSFVNGQVIAADAGWTAY from the coding sequence ATGAGATTAAAAGATAAAGTAGCAATCGTAACAGGTGCGGCTTCAGGAATGGGGAAAGCAATAGCAGAACTTTACGCAAAAGAAGGGGCAAAAGTAGTTATATCTGACTTTAACTTTGAAGGGGCGCAAGCAGTTGCTGAGGCTATAAAGGAGAAGGGCGGCGCGGCAATTGCTAACCGTACAAACGTCGCAGAGTCAGCGGATTTGGAGCGGTTATTTGCAGAAACGAAAGAAGCATTTGGTAAATTAGATATTTTAGTTAACAATGCGGGTATTATGGACGGGATGGAACCGGTAGGAGAGATTACGGATGAGAAATGGGATCGTGTCTTTGCTGTGAACACCACTGGTGTCATGCGGGCAATGCGTATTGCTACGAATATCTTTTTGGAACAAGGCCATGGTGTGATCGTCAATAATATATCAGCAGGCGGTTTGCGCGGAGCGCGTGCAGGAGCAGCATATACAGCTTCCAAGCATGCAGTAACTGGATTGACGAAAAATACGGCATTTATGTATGCACACTCTGGTATCCGGTGTAATGGTATAGCCCCGGGTGGGGTCGAGACAAACATAAGTGCATCTATGACGAATATCTCGGAATTTGGAGCTGGGCGTCAAATGACTGGTAATGAAACAATGCCGCGTGTCGGGAAACCAGCTGAAATCGCTCAACTTGCTCTTTTCTTAGGTTCTGATGAGTCAAGCTTCGTCAATGGGCAGGTCATAGCAGCTGACGCAGGATGGACTGCATACTAA
- a CDS encoding DUF2188 domain-containing protein — protein MSNYHTTPEGNGSWQVKKEGAKRASGRFVTQKEAMDYGKELAKQTKGEHFIHGRDGSIRERDSYGNDPFPPRG, from the coding sequence ATGTCAAACTATCACACTACCCCAGAGGGGAATGGCAGTTGGCAAGTTAAGAAAGAAGGGGCAAAGCGTGCTTCAGGCCGTTTTGTCACGCAGAAAGAAGCAATGGATTATGGGAAAGAACTAGCTAAGCAGACTAAAGGCGAACACTTCATTCACGGACGAGACGGAAGTATTCGGGAACGGGATTCTTATGGAAATGATCCATTCCCGCCAAGGGGCTGA
- a CDS encoding DUF896 domain-containing protein, translating to MLNKDKLARLNALANKAKAEGLSLSEQKEQKELRQEYLGNVRSSFKNQFKSMTVMDREGNDVTPEKVKKLREEE from the coding sequence ATGTTAAATAAAGACAAATTAGCACGCCTCAATGCGTTAGCAAATAAAGCAAAGGCAGAAGGACTCAGCCTTAGCGAACAGAAAGAGCAAAAGGAACTAAGACAGGAATATCTGGGAAATGTACGTTCTTCATTCAAAAACCAGTTCAAGTCGATGACAGTTATGGATCGTGAAGGCAATGACGTAACACCAGAAAAAGTAAAAAAATTACGTGAAGAGGAATAA